The genomic region AAATTTGAAGTGATGGAAATACCTGCTTTGGATGTACAGTTAAAGACCTTACCCGATAGTCCCGGTGTTTATCAATATTTTGATAAAAATGGGAAGATTCTCTATGTGGGTAAAGCTAAAAATCTTAAAAAACGTGTAACCTCTTATTTTACCAAACGCCACGATAGTCATCGTATAGGGGTAATGGTGAAAAAAATTCACGAGATAAGACATATCGTGGTTTCTTCGGAAACCGATGCGCTGCTGCTGGAAAATAATCTAATCAAAAAATTACAGCCGCGTTTTAACGTAATGCTTAAGGATGATAAAACTTATCCCTGGATTTGTATAAAAAACGAACGTTTCCCAAGAGTCTTCCCAACCCGAAGATTGATTAAAGACGGGAGTGAGTATTATGGGCCGTTTACTAGTTTTAAAACGGTAAATACCTTACTTGATTTAATTAAGGGACTATATAAACTGCGTACTTGTAATTATGACCTTGTTGAAGATAAAATTAGGGATAATAAGTATAAAGTGTGCCTGGAATATCATTTAGGGAATTGTAAGGGGCCCTGTGAAGGCTACCAGGGAGAAGCAGAGTATAACAGAAATATCGAACATATTCGCCAAATCGTAAAAGGAAATTTTAAAGACTCGCTTAGTCAGTTTAGAGAGCAAATGCAGGAGCATGCTGAAAATATGGAGTTTGAAGATGCACAGCGAATAAAAAATAAGATCGAAGTTTTAGAAAATTACCAATCCCGGTCTACAGTTGTTAATCCTAAAATCAATAATGTAGATGTATTTTCTGTAATTAGCGACGAGGGGTATGGATACGTGAATTTTCTTCAGTTAATGCATGGTTCCATTATCAGGTCTCATACCATAGAAATGAAGAAAAAACTGGATGAAACCGACGAAGAATTACTGGAACTGGGGATTACTGAAATTAGGCAGCGATTTAATTCAAAATCACCAGAGATTTATGTGCCTTTTAAGGTAGATGCCGGTGATGATATAAAAGTAACAGTGCCTAAATTGGGGGATAAGCGTAAAATTGTAGAATTGTCTGAGCGGAATGCAAAATATTACCGACAGGAACGATTTAAGCAAATGAAAATTGTAGATCCAGATCGGCATGTAAATCGGGTAATGGCACAAATGAAAGAAGATTTGCGTTTAAGCGTTGAGCCGCGGCATATTGAATGTTTCGATAATTCTAATATTCAGGGAACAAATCCAGTGGCGGCCTGTGTGGTTTTTAAAAATGGCAAACCAAGTAAAAAAGATTATCGTAAATTTAATATCAAAACTGTTGAAGGACCTAACGATTTTGCTTCGATGGAAGAAGTGGTGTACAGAAGGTACAAGCGTCTTTTAAACGAAGGTGAAGAATTACCGCAGCTTATTATTGTAGACGGTGGTAAAGGTCAGTTAAGAAGTGGTTTAAAAGCTTTGGAGACTTTAGGCTTAAGAGGGGAGGTAGCCATAATTGGGATAGCTAAAAGATTAGAAGAGTTGTTTTATCCGGGTGATCCGGTACCCTTGTATTTAGATAAGAAGTCTGAAACCTTAAAGATTATTCAGCAGTTAAGAAATGAAGCACATAGGTTTGGTATCACTTTCCATCGAAATAAACGTAGTAAATCTGCGTTAAATACAGAGCTGGACTCGATTAAAGGAATTGGAGAGAAAACAGTGGTAGAATTACTAAAAAGCTTTAGATCTCTTAAACGGGTAAAAGAAGCTTCAGAGAAATCACTGGCAGATGTTGTGGGAAGTGCTAAAGCTAGAATTGTTTACGATTATTATCATCCGGAATCTTCAGAATAAATGAAAAAAGTCATTTGCATCCTATTCTTCTGTAGTTCACTTTTAAGTTTTTCCCAGGAAGAAAAATTAAAAGTAGGGCTTGTTTTAAGTGGAGGTGGAGCAAAGGGACTGGCACATATTGGTGCTTTAAAGGCAATTGAGGAAGCGGGTGTACACATCGATTATATTGGTGGAACCAGTATGGGTGCAATTATTGGAGGTTTGTATGCTTCGGGATATTCGGCATCCGAATTAGATTCTATCGTAAAAAACACCAATTTCAATATTCTTATTCAGGATGAAATTCCACGAAAATCGATGACATTTTATGAAAAGAGAAATACAGAGCGTTATGCTCTTACACTTCCTTTTGATCATTTTAAACTAGGCTTTCCTTCGGGCTTAAGTAAAGGGCAAAATATTTACAATTTAATGTCGGGTTTAACGGTGCATCTGGACGATGAAACTGATTTTTCAAAATTACCAATTCCGTTTTTTTGTGTCGCAGCAGATGTAGAAACCGGTGCCGAAATTATTTTGGATAAAGGTTCTCTTGCCAAATCTGTAGCGGCTAGCGGAGCTATTCCTTCCCTTTTTTCTCCTGTAAAAATTGATGGTAGGCTGCTCATTGACGGTGGTGTGGTTAATAATTATCCGGTAGAAGAATTACGACGTCGCGGTGCCGATATTATTATTGGGGTAGATGTCCAGGATTCGTTACTTAACCGAAAAGACTTAAAAGGGGTATTCGATATTTTTACTCAGGTGAGTAATTTCAGGACGATTAATGATATGAAGCATAAAATTCCGCTTACAGATATTTATATTCGACCCGATATTGCTCGTTTTTCGATTATGTCTTTTGAAGAAGGTTCAGCCATTATCGATTCCGGAAAGGTAGCGGGAGACAAGCGAATTTCGGCATTAAAACAATTGGCACAAAAGCAAAAATCCCATCCGGAACCTTATCACAGAAAAATTGTAGATACACTTCATTTAAGCCAAATTGAACTCGCAGGAAATACAAATTATCCACGATCTTTTATTATGGGGAGGCTTAGACTGCAAACTCCTGGTAAGTTTAGTCTTTCTCAGATAAACGAAAGCATAGATTTTTTATCGGCCACTGGAAATTTTGATAAGATTAACTACTTTCTAACTCAGGATAATGGCGAAGATACTTATACGTTAAACCTTAATTTGGATGAAAGTGAGAATAAAACTTTTCTAAAATTAGCCTTGCATTACGACGAGTTGTATCGCAGTGCGGCGCTGGTAAATTTAACACGAAAAAGTTCAATTTTTACGAACGATGTTACTTCTTTAGATTTAATCGTGGGAGAAAATGTTCGGTATAACTTTCAGTATTATATCGATAAAGGATATTATTGGAGTATAGGTATGAAATCACGTTTTAATTCTTTTGATACTCCGGTAGATTATGCGCTTATACAGGACGCAATTAACGGAGGTGATTTGAATGTTAATAAGATTGATGTCGATTTTAAAGATTTTACCAATCAATTTTATGTAGAGACTTTGTTTAAGCAGGTGGCTTCGCTGGGGATGGGGGCAGAGCATAAATATTTAAAGATCTCTTCAGAAACTATTAATAGCGAGGGAGAGGATGTAGACGTTCCCGGAACTGAATTTGAGAATAATCATTATTACAGTGCTTTTGGATATTTAAAATATGATTCTTTTGATAATAAATATTATCCAAAAAAGGGATTCTATTTTCATGGTGATTTTCATATTTATCCTTTTTCTTCTATTGACGATTTTAACGAATTTTCTATCGCTAAAGGAAAAATTGGCTATGTTTTTACTCCGATAAAGAATCTTAGTGTCCGCATCTTTTCTGAAACAGGATTTAAAATTGGCGATAGCGAACAGCAAAGTTTAGACTTTTTTTTAGGCGGCTACGGGAATAACCTAATAAATAATATGGTGCCATTTTATGGGTATGATTTTCTTAGCTTAGGAGCCGATAGTTACATAAAAAGTCTGGCTGAAGTGGATGTTGAAATATTCAAAAATAATCACATCACCTTAAGTGGTAATTTTGCTAATGTAGAGAACAAATTGTATTCCTCTGGAAACTGGTTGTCCATGCCAGATTATTCTGGCTACGCCTTAGGTTATGGGGTGGAAACCTTTTTAGGCCCAATGGAAGTAAAATACTCTTATTCGCCAGAAGTAAAGGAAAGTCAGTGGTTTTTTAGTTTAGGATTCTGGTTTTAATGCGTTTCAAATTAAAATACTTTTTAATTTCCTTATCGATTTTTATTATCGAATTTTTAATAGCTCGATTTATAAATGGTGGTTTTATACGTAATGTGCTTGGAGATTATCTGGTGGTATTATTTTCTGCTTACATTTTTTAAGTGGCAACAATTTAAAGTGGCCATTTTTGTGTTGCTTTTGGCTTATTTTATCGAGTTTTTACAATACCTAAAGATTCTAAAAATACTGGGGATCCCAAGATCTACATTTACAACTATGGTTTTGGGTTCTTCTTTCGACTGGGGTGATATAGTTGCTTATACTTTGGCATTTTTAAGCATTATTGGCATCGCCAAAGTATTTAATAACAAAGCTTGCTAATGATCCAGAGGATTCACTTTTGAATTCAATATTTAAAAAGAAGTTGATGGTTTAGGGTGATTAGTGAATAGAAAAGGCCATCAGCTTAAAAAGATTTAAATTTCAGTATTTCAAATTTTAGATTCCTGGTTCTTGACTCTCTCGTCTATTTTCTATTCTCTCTTTTCTATATTCTAAGTGCTCATAGCGAAGCGATCTAAGTTCTAGCATAAAACAGATTTCTGTATAATTCCGGAAAGATAGGCCTAAAAGGACTCGAAATTATAAAGAGTCTTTTCGGTTCATATCTCGCGGTTAGTATGTATTTCCCGACTTTTATAAATTTACGCTAAAAATCACCTCAGGAGGTGCTACTTATTGAAAATGCTTCAGCAACCAACTCAAAACTTTTTAAACGCAGTTCTTTATTAAAACTCATGGTAGAAATAATCACTTCATCTACCTCAAAATCCTTTGCCAAATTGGTGATTTTCTCTTTTACACGATCTGGTGTGCCAGAGATTATTCGGCCTGCATTATAGTGCAATCGCTGTTTTTCAAAAGAAGTGAACTGATGATTTCTAATGTCTTCAAATTCCGGTAGGCTTTGGTAGTTTCCTTTGTCGAATTGCAATAAAATATAATCGATATACTTACGCATTTGGTTAGCTTCCTCTTCGGTTTCCCCACACATAACAAAAGATGCGATTAAAGCTTTAGGTTCCTGTTGATCTTCGGTAGGTTTAAAATGTTTACGATAACGATCCACCACGCTGGGGGGTACACTGCCATTAATAAATTTGGCCACAGCAAGGTTTAATCCAAGATCGGCGGCAATCCTCGCACTGCCACCGCTACTACTTAAAATCCATTGCTGCGGAATTGTTTTTATCTGCGGAATAGCATATACGGGAGAATTGTTTACAAGTGCATGATCCCTAAAAAAATGATTTAGCTGCTGAAGCTGCTGAATATAATCGTCTTCCTGAAATGTGCTTGAAGGGTTTAAAAGTTTTGCGCTAACCCCATCCCCGCCGGGAGCACGGCCAATGCCAAGATCGATACGACCGGGATATAAAGCTTCCAGCATTCGAAAATTTTCAGCTACTTTAAAAGCACTGTGATTGGGTAGCATAACTCCGCCGCTACCTAATCTAATTTGTGAAGTTTCAGCTCCTAATCTTGCCATTAATACTTCTGGAGCAGAGCCGGCAATAAATGTAGAATTATGATGTTCGGAAATCCAAAAACGATGATAGCCTAAATTTTCGGCGAGGATAGCAGTTTCTATAGTTTCCTTAACCGCTTCCCCGGCTGTAGAACTGGTGCGAACGATAGATTGGTCTAAAATTCCTAGTTTAATATCACTCATTCAATGTGCTTTTATAAGTTATTCGATATTGGGGGTAATTGCTTACAAACTAATTTAGCGTATTAAAACCTAGTTTTACATTTCATTTAAGAAAGAATATAATTATTTTCTATAAATTTATTATTAGTTAATTTTATATGCTTTTTGTTGATAATTTTATAATTTTAGCTATCGGAAAGTAGTCTAATTAAATATTTAATTATGCCTTTTTATCATAAATTAGGTAAGATTCCACATAAACGACATACGATTTTTAAAAAACCGGATGGGAGTCTTTATTACGAACAGGTTTTTGGAACCATTGGTTTTGACGGGATGTCCTCGATCTCTTACCACGAGCAGCGGCCTACACAGGTTAAAGAAGTTAGAAAAAGTTATAGTGTAAAACCTGTAATTTCAAAAGTAAATAATTTAAAGTCTTACCGTTTAAAAGGTTTTCAGGTACAACCAACACGTGATTATTTAGGAAGTAGGAAGGTTATTTTAACCAATAGTGATGTCGATATTATTCTGGCAGCACCACAGAAATCAACTGATAATTATTTCTATAAAAATGCCGATAGTGACGAGCTTTTATTTATTCATAGGGGTAGCGGGAAATTAAGGACGCATTTAGGAAATCTCGATTTTAAATACGGTGATTATCTCCTGATTCCTCGAGGGACCATTTACAAAATCGATTTTGATACAGAAGATAACCGACTCTTTATTGTAGAATCCAGACGACCAATATATACACCGAAACGATATCGAAACTGGTTTGGGCAATTATTAGAGCATTCGCCTTTTTGTGAACGTGATCTAAGACAACCTTATGAATTGGAAACGAATAATGAAAAAGGTGATTTTTTAATCAAAATAAAAAAACAAGGAGAAATTTTTGATACGGTCTATGCCACGCATCCATTTGATGTTGTGGGCTACGACGGTTATAACTATCCCTATGCTTTTTCTATCCACGATTTTGAACCTATTACAGGTAGAATTCACCAACCCCCACCGGTACACCAAACTTTTGAAACCGATGCTTTTGTAGTTTGTAGTTTTT from Zunongwangia profunda SM-A87 harbors:
- a CDS encoding patatin-like phospholipase family protein yields the protein MKKVICILFFCSSLLSFSQEEKLKVGLVLSGGGAKGLAHIGALKAIEEAGVHIDYIGGTSMGAIIGGLYASGYSASELDSIVKNTNFNILIQDEIPRKSMTFYEKRNTERYALTLPFDHFKLGFPSGLSKGQNIYNLMSGLTVHLDDETDFSKLPIPFFCVAADVETGAEIILDKGSLAKSVAASGAIPSLFSPVKIDGRLLIDGGVVNNYPVEELRRRGADIIIGVDVQDSLLNRKDLKGVFDIFTQVSNFRTINDMKHKIPLTDIYIRPDIARFSIMSFEEGSAIIDSGKVAGDKRISALKQLAQKQKSHPEPYHRKIVDTLHLSQIELAGNTNYPRSFIMGRLRLQTPGKFSLSQINESIDFLSATGNFDKINYFLTQDNGEDTYTLNLNLDESENKTFLKLALHYDELYRSAALVNLTRKSSIFTNDVTSLDLIVGENVRYNFQYYIDKGYYWSIGMKSRFNSFDTPVDYALIQDAINGGDLNVNKIDVDFKDFTNQFYVETLFKQVASLGMGAEHKYLKISSETINSEGEDVDVPGTEFENNHYYSAFGYLKYDSFDNKYYPKKGFYFHGDFHIYPFSSIDDFNEFSIAKGKIGYVFTPIKNLSVRIFSETGFKIGDSEQQSLDFFLGGYGNNLINNMVPFYGYDFLSLGADSYIKSLAEVDVEIFKNNHITLSGNFANVENKLYSSGNWLSMPDYSGYALGYGVETFLGPMEVKYSYSPEVKESQWFFSLGFWF
- a CDS encoding homogentisate 1,2-dioxygenase, with the protein product MPFYHKLGKIPHKRHTIFKKPDGSLYYEQVFGTIGFDGMSSISYHEQRPTQVKEVRKSYSVKPVISKVNNLKSYRLKGFQVQPTRDYLGSRKVILTNSDVDIILAAPQKSTDNYFYKNADSDELLFIHRGSGKLRTHLGNLDFKYGDYLLIPRGTIYKIDFDTEDNRLFIVESRRPIYTPKRYRNWFGQLLEHSPFCERDLRQPYELETNNEKGDFLIKIKKQGEIFDTVYATHPFDVVGYDGYNYPYAFSIHDFEPITGRIHQPPPVHQTFETDAFVVCSFCPRKYDYHPESIPAPYSHSNIDSDEVLYYVDGDFMSRNDIESGHISLHPAGIPHGPHPGAVERSIGKTETEELAVMVDTFKPLQLTEDAMAIADETYYRSWLEDEDK
- the uvrC gene encoding excinuclease ABC subunit UvrC, with the translated sequence MEIPALDVQLKTLPDSPGVYQYFDKNGKILYVGKAKNLKKRVTSYFTKRHDSHRIGVMVKKIHEIRHIVVSSETDALLLENNLIKKLQPRFNVMLKDDKTYPWICIKNERFPRVFPTRRLIKDGSEYYGPFTSFKTVNTLLDLIKGLYKLRTCNYDLVEDKIRDNKYKVCLEYHLGNCKGPCEGYQGEAEYNRNIEHIRQIVKGNFKDSLSQFREQMQEHAENMEFEDAQRIKNKIEVLENYQSRSTVVNPKINNVDVFSVISDEGYGYVNFLQLMHGSIIRSHTIEMKKKLDETDEELLELGITEIRQRFNSKSPEIYVPFKVDAGDDIKVTVPKLGDKRKIVELSERNAKYYRQERFKQMKIVDPDRHVNRVMAQMKEDLRLSVEPRHIECFDNSNIQGTNPVAACVVFKNGKPSKKDYRKFNIKTVEGPNDFASMEEVVYRRYKRLLNEGEELPQLIIVDGGKGQLRSGLKALETLGLRGEVAIIGIAKRLEELFYPGDPVPLYLDKKSETLKIIQQLRNEAHRFGITFHRNKRSKSALNTELDSIKGIGEKTVVELLKSFRSLKRVKEASEKSLADVVGSAKARIVYDYYHPESSE
- a CDS encoding LLM class flavin-dependent oxidoreductase produces the protein MSDIKLGILDQSIVRTSSTAGEAVKETIETAILAENLGYHRFWISEHHNSTFIAGSAPEVLMARLGAETSQIRLGSGGVMLPNHSAFKVAENFRMLEALYPGRIDLGIGRAPGGDGVSAKLLNPSSTFQEDDYIQQLQQLNHFFRDHALVNNSPVYAIPQIKTIPQQWILSSSGGSARIAADLGLNLAVAKFINGSVPPSVVDRYRKHFKPTEDQQEPKALIASFVMCGETEEEANQMRKYIDYILLQFDKGNYQSLPEFEDIRNHQFTSFEKQRLHYNAGRIISGTPDRVKEKITNLAKDFEVDEVIISTMSFNKELRLKSFELVAEAFSISSTS
- a CDS encoding ribosomal maturation YjgA family protein, whose translation is MVVLYVMCLEIIWWYYFLLTFFKWQQFKVAIFVLLLAYFIEFLQYLKILKILGIPRSTFTTMVLGSSFDWGDIVAYTLAFLSIIGIAKVFNNKAC